The window TATATCAAATGATGCAGAGCCTCTGCGTCCAATTTTTGCCATTTCTCCCATGATATTAGGGTTTGTCGGCTCACCGACAATGCATAAATCAATATTAATGCTACTTTTCGCTAAATAATCAAGTATCGCAGGAGTACCGTAATTATTGGTGATTTCCTCATCATTTGATATTAATAGCGACATTTTGTATTTGGTAGCATCTGCATCTTCTATAAACTCTCTAGCTGCTGAAACAAAAGAAGCAATAGCTCCCTTCATATCTACAGCACCACGACCGATTATAGATTTATCTTGCTCTAGTGCCTCAAATGGGCTTTGAATCCAGCCATCTCCTGCTGGGACTACGTCCATATGTCCTGCAAATGCTAAGTGCTTAACACCTCTGCCTATTTCGGCATATAAATTAAACCCTTGTTTTGATTCAATTTTCTTACAGTTAAAACCTAAATCTTCCAGATAATCTTTTAAAAAATCAATAGAATCTTCGCTACTTGGAGAAACCGTATTAAAACTAATTAGCTTTTTTAGAAGCTCAATATCATCCATTTCTTAAAATCTCGTTAAGTTCAGTTTTTGATAAGGTTTTGCTATCTACTTGCTTGATAATAATTGCAGCATATTTAGATGTTTTGCCGTCACCTGACATAATATTACCCGGAATAACAACTGATTTTGGCGGAATATAGCCATAAGTAATTTCACCTGTCATTTGGTTATATATCTTGGTGCTTGCCGCAATGTATACGCCCATAGAAATTACCGCTCCGTCACCAACTCTAACGCCTTCTGCAATTTCACTTCTTGCTCCGATAAAGCAGTTGTCACCAATAATAACAGGGGAGGCTTGTAATGGCTCTAACACACCACCAATTCCAGCACCACCAGATATATGGCAGTTTTTACCAATTTGCGCGCAGCTTCCAATTGTTGCCCAGGTATCAACCATTGTACCCTCACCAACATACGCACCAATATTTATAAAAGATGGCATAAGCACTACGTTTTTCGCAACATAACTTCCGTACCTAACAATAGAGCCAGGAACTAACCTAAAGCCTGCTTCTTTAAAATTATCTTCTGTCCAGCCTGCTGTTTTAAGAGGTATTTTATCGAATGCTGAATAGCTTGTCATATCATATGGTCTGCTTGTCTTAACCCTGAAATACAAAAGCACAGCTTTTTTCACCCATTCGTTAACCTTCACATCTCCGTTTTCTAAAGCCTCTGCTGCCCTCAAAGTACCATTGTCTATAAGCTCTATTGCTGTATGTATAGGGGATTGATCGCTATTTGCTAAATCCTTTATTTCCCAAAGTTCTTTAATTTGTTTTTGTAAATTTTCGATATTCATGATAACTATATCCTTATATTTATTAAATCCAATCTATGACGTTTAGTTATTTTTGCAAGTTTTTATGAAAGATTTTGTTCATTTACGCGCCCACAGTGCTTATTCTTTGGCTAAAAGTATGCTCAAAATTGAGGATATGATAAGCCTTGCCAAAGCAAATTCTATGAATGCACTGGCAATTTGTGATGAGCATAACCTCTTTGGATCGCTTGAATTTTCAGAATATGCTGTAAAAAAAGGCTTAAAACCAATAATCGGCGTGCAGCTTAGGGCAGAATCCCCTTTCGGATATGGCGAAGATGAAATTTGCATTTACGCTAAAAATGATGCAGGACTTAGCAATCTTATTAAAATAGTAAGCGATAGCTATACTAACCGCCCTGATTTTAGTAAGCCACCGATTGTTACATATAATCAGCTTATTCAAAATAAAGAAGGTATTATTTTACTAAGTGGTTTTGAAAAAGGCTCAGTTGGCAAACTATTGCTTCAAAACCACGAAAAAGACGCTGCAAAATTTGCAGGCAATATTGCCAAATCATTCGATGGGCATTTTTACATCGAGATCACAAGGCAAGACGATGACCTGCATGATTTTGAAGAAAAAATGATAAACCTTGCATACGATCAGCATATTCCGCTTGTAGCAACTCACCCTGTATTTTACCCACAAAAATCAGCTTATGAGGCATTTGATGCTCTAAACTGCATTGCCAATGGTGAATATATTGATGCAGAACATCGTAAAAAGCCAAATCCTGAAAAGTACTTCAAAACCAAAGAAGAGATGAATGAGCTTTTTAGTGATTTGCCAGAAGCACTTGATAACACTGCAAATATTGCAATTAGATGTACGGCTCGAATGAAAAGCCGTCAGCCGATGCTACCAAAGTTTAGCG of the Alphaproteobacteria bacterium 33-17 genome contains:
- a CDS encoding 2,3,4,5-tetrahydropyridine-2,6-dicarboxylate N-succinyltransferase, encoding MMNIENLQKQIKELWEIKDLANSDQSPIHTAIELIDNGTLRAAEALENGDVKVNEWVKKAVLLYFRVKTSRPYDMTSYSAFDKIPLKTAGWTEDNFKEAGFRLVPGSIVRYGSYVAKNVVLMPSFINIGAYVGEGTMVDTWATIGSCAQIGKNCHISGGAGIGGVLEPLQASPVIIGDNCFIGARSEIAEGVRVGDGAVISMGVYIAASTKIYNQMTGEITYGYIPPKSVVIPGNIMSGDGKTSKYAAIIIKQVDSKTLSKTELNEILRNG